The following proteins come from a genomic window of Kitasatospora sp. NBC_01246:
- a CDS encoding FtsK/SpoIIIE domain-containing protein, with protein MSQLLTLTEMSGPVVAVAGGAAYARVKAPAVYWSVVGLPVTAVRFSATYNSTMDACGLTVAPSRLRVLVTRATSRREIRPVPPRIRRVRPTSTGLRVRLRLAPGQEPADVAASAERLRHAWGVHAVHVSVVKPGVVELRMTGYDVLRKVRMPRRPPSGELLVPVALRDDGTAFVRDYRVVPHCLTLGTTLTGKSVYMRNLVTGLARRRVALVGIDCKLGVEQAPFAPRLSALATDPVQASALLDSLIAEMDARYDLIRSHQGVPGSVPNHEITSDIWGLPAEARPVPLVLIVDEVAELFLVATRKDEDRRDHMVTQLIRLAQLGRAAGIFLEVCGQRFGSELGKGATMLRAQLTGRVVHRVNDRPTAEMGLGDIAPEAVFAATSIAPEMPGTAVAGDSSGGWSRIRTPYLSLADAARVCQETAHLTPDLPTLAAFRPVVPVQAPAPDGPSLVKPRTVTG; from the coding sequence GTGTCGCAGCTACTGACGCTCACCGAGATGAGCGGGCCGGTGGTGGCCGTCGCCGGTGGTGCGGCGTACGCCCGGGTCAAGGCGCCGGCGGTGTACTGGTCGGTGGTCGGTCTGCCGGTCACGGCGGTTCGGTTCTCCGCGACCTACAACAGCACGATGGATGCCTGTGGGCTGACGGTGGCGCCGTCCCGGTTGCGCGTGCTGGTCACCCGGGCGACCAGCCGTCGGGAGATCCGCCCGGTACCGCCGCGGATCCGCCGGGTCCGGCCGACCTCCACCGGCCTGCGGGTCCGGCTGCGGCTGGCGCCCGGCCAGGAACCGGCGGACGTGGCAGCCTCGGCCGAACGCCTCCGGCACGCCTGGGGTGTGCACGCCGTGCACGTGTCCGTGGTGAAGCCCGGTGTGGTGGAACTGCGGATGACCGGCTACGACGTGCTTCGCAAGGTACGCATGCCGCGCCGGCCGCCGTCCGGTGAACTGCTCGTCCCGGTGGCGCTGCGGGACGACGGTACGGCTTTCGTCCGTGACTACCGGGTTGTCCCGCACTGCCTGACCCTGGGTACGACACTGACCGGCAAGTCCGTCTACATGCGAAACCTGGTGACCGGCCTCGCCCGACGCCGGGTCGCGCTGGTGGGGATCGACTGCAAGCTCGGCGTCGAACAGGCACCGTTCGCCCCGCGGCTGTCCGCGCTCGCCACCGACCCGGTGCAAGCCAGTGCGCTGCTGGACAGCCTGATCGCCGAGATGGACGCACGGTACGACCTGATCCGCTCCCACCAGGGCGTACCCGGTTCGGTCCCGAACCACGAGATCACCTCGGACATCTGGGGCCTGCCGGCGGAGGCTCGCCCGGTGCCGCTGGTCCTGATCGTGGACGAGGTCGCGGAGCTGTTCCTCGTCGCCACCCGCAAGGACGAGGACCGCCGGGACCACATGGTCACCCAGCTGATCCGCCTCGCCCAGCTGGGCCGCGCCGCCGGGATCTTCCTGGAGGTGTGCGGCCAGCGGTTCGGCTCCGAGCTGGGCAAGGGCGCCACGATGCTCCGCGCCCAGCTCACCGGCCGGGTCGTGCACCGCGTCAACGACCGGCCGACCGCCGAAATGGGCCTCGGCGACATCGCCCCCGAAGCGGTCTTCGCCGCGACCTCGATCGCCCCCGAGATGCCCGGGACGGCGGTGGCCGGTGACTCCTCCGGCGGCTGGTCCCGCATCCGCACCCCGTACCTGTCCCTCGCCGACGCGGCCCGCGTCTGCCAGGAGACCGCCCACCTGACACCCGACCTGCCCACCCTCGCGGCCTTCCGTCCGGTCGTGCCGGTCCAGGCCCCGGCCCCCGACGGCCCGTCGCTGGTCAAGCCCCGAACCGTCACCGGCTGA
- a CDS encoding SCO3933 family regulatory protein, translated as MAVFKIDLSTAFVFVVVPPSPKLVNKQTGEIATDRETGARLLTVGLTVADEGEANLYTVTVPATGISDGLAVGMPVAVTGLKARDWENEFNGQKRHGISFRAAAITSLVPAATKG; from the coding sequence GTGGCCGTGTTCAAGATCGACCTCTCGACCGCCTTCGTGTTCGTGGTGGTCCCGCCGTCCCCGAAGCTGGTGAACAAGCAGACCGGCGAGATCGCGACGGACCGCGAGACGGGGGCTCGGCTGCTGACCGTGGGCCTGACGGTCGCCGACGAGGGCGAAGCCAACCTCTACACCGTGACCGTGCCGGCGACCGGTATCTCGGACGGCCTGGCCGTGGGCATGCCGGTGGCGGTGACCGGGCTCAAGGCTCGTGACTGGGAGAACGAGTTCAACGGTCAGAAGCGGCACGGCATCTCGTTCCGCGCCGCGGCCATCACGTCCCTCGTGCCGGCCGCGACGAAGGGCTGA
- a CDS encoding GntR family transcriptional regulator, producing the protein MASGEAASTAKAKYQQIADDLASQIRSGVLPPGAAIPSEAELMERYGVASGTVRKAVAELRTTQLIETHHGRGSFVRSRPPVQRKSSDRFRRAHRLAGKAAYLAEAEQSGGKPSVNVLFVGPVDAPAEIAERLNVPAGSKVLARKRRYFRDGTPTEEATSYLPWDVVKDIPETFAENPGGGGIYARLEEHGHTLAEFVETVRARLATKAETAALALSPGSPVIHLVRDAITDAGRVVEVCDTIMAADQFVLDYRFAARD; encoded by the coding sequence ATGGCGAGTGGCGAGGCCGCATCGACGGCGAAGGCGAAGTACCAGCAGATCGCGGACGACCTGGCGTCCCAGATCCGATCCGGGGTCCTGCCTCCCGGCGCGGCGATCCCCAGCGAAGCCGAACTCATGGAGCGGTACGGCGTGGCCTCCGGCACCGTCCGCAAGGCAGTCGCGGAGCTGCGGACGACACAGCTGATCGAGACCCACCACGGCCGCGGCTCCTTCGTCCGGTCACGGCCCCCGGTGCAGCGGAAGTCCTCGGACCGGTTCCGCCGAGCCCACCGGCTCGCCGGCAAGGCGGCGTACCTGGCCGAAGCCGAGCAGTCCGGCGGCAAGCCGTCCGTGAACGTGCTCTTCGTCGGCCCCGTAGACGCTCCTGCAGAAATCGCGGAGCGTCTGAATGTCCCCGCCGGGTCCAAGGTGTTGGCCCGCAAGCGGCGGTACTTCCGCGACGGAACGCCGACCGAGGAGGCGACGTCCTACCTCCCCTGGGATGTGGTCAAGGACATCCCGGAGACCTTCGCCGAGAACCCCGGCGGCGGTGGGATCTACGCCCGTCTGGAGGAGCACGGTCACACCCTGGCCGAGTTCGTTGAGACGGTCCGCGCTCGGCTTGCTACAAAGGCCGAGACGGCCGCGCTCGCCCTGAGCCCGGGTTCCCCGGTGATCCATCTCGTCCGGGACGCGATCACGGATGCCGGCCGCGTGGTGGAAGTCTGCGACACGATCATGGCCGCTGACCAGTTCGTTCTGGACTACCGCTTCGCCGCCCGCGACTGA
- a CDS encoding NUDIX hydrolase has translation MLLYMSTNTPLQPSTPLHSVSVAGAVVREDGRVLAIRRADNGTWEPPGGVLELSETVEDGVRREVYEETGIKVSVERLTGVYKNVNRGVVALVFRCHPEGGSEQLSDESTAVAWLTPEEVTDRMGEVYAVRLLDALQGEAAPHVRTHDGRALIDLPRAS, from the coding sequence ATTCTCCTGTACATGAGTACCAACACCCCACTTCAGCCGTCAACGCCGCTCCACTCCGTGTCGGTGGCCGGCGCGGTCGTGCGCGAGGACGGCCGAGTGCTGGCCATCCGCCGCGCCGACAACGGCACCTGGGAGCCGCCCGGCGGCGTGCTGGAACTCTCGGAGACGGTCGAGGACGGCGTGCGCCGCGAGGTGTACGAGGAGACCGGCATCAAGGTCTCGGTGGAACGGCTCACCGGCGTGTACAAGAACGTGAACCGGGGCGTCGTCGCCCTGGTCTTCCGGTGCCACCCCGAGGGCGGAAGCGAGCAGCTCTCCGACGAGTCGACGGCGGTGGCATGGCTGACCCCGGAGGAGGTCACCGACCGGATGGGTGAGGTCTACGCCGTCCGCTTGCTCGACGCTCTCCAGGGCGAAGCAGCGCCGCACGTCCGCACGCACGACGGCCGGGCACTCATCGACTTGCCGCGGGCGAGCTGA
- a CDS encoding ATP-binding protein, with protein sequence MDSAELHALLDDLRQLGGDHSTCEVKKSQGGMPVTMWESISALANAQGGWVILGVDEKNDFRIVGVNDPSTIEAQLGGICSELEPPIRAEIVTVQVDGKSVVTSYIPAIPREQRPCHKKNLGPYAGSRIRVADGDRKFTDYEVSVLLSNRSEPRHDVSPVIDASPDDLNADLIASYLRRIRETKGDIFRRVDDERALTMLNVLTRHDGNVVPTLAGLLTFADYPQTHEPQLDLTFVSYPANDPGIPGPAGERFTENRSIDGPIPLMVTECIRVLKRNMKRRSIVTGIYRVDEWEYPEEVLREALVNALVHRDYSEHSRGMQVQVEMYPDRLVIRNPGGLYGPVEVSSLGTSTISSSRNKALLKILEDTPYGDGHMVCENRGSGIARMRIALAAAWMEQPNFIDDVASFTAEFPNHTLLDEEALAWLQELDGNPLTRSQMTALVMMRNGATMTNSSYRAATGIQDSRVASRELKELVDREIIVQLGTRGGATYKLRTDDDEPQMDELDLISREPSSASSIENAIMIDAPISDLQQRVLDAMGTADVARSEIEQATGLAQHQVISALQTLRGRGRVVMLGQPRSRHVRWRAVSVTPAE encoded by the coding sequence ATGGACTCGGCGGAACTCCACGCCCTGCTAGATGATCTTCGCCAGCTCGGCGGAGACCACAGCACGTGCGAGGTAAAGAAGTCCCAGGGCGGAATGCCCGTGACGATGTGGGAGAGCATCAGCGCGCTAGCAAACGCCCAGGGCGGCTGGGTGATTCTCGGCGTAGATGAAAAGAACGACTTCAGAATTGTTGGCGTCAACGACCCTTCCACAATCGAAGCACAGCTGGGTGGAATCTGCTCCGAGCTCGAACCCCCAATTCGCGCCGAGATTGTCACCGTCCAGGTCGATGGGAAATCGGTAGTCACCAGTTATATCCCTGCAATTCCGCGCGAGCAGCGCCCTTGCCACAAGAAGAATCTTGGCCCGTATGCAGGATCCAGAATCCGAGTAGCTGACGGAGATCGCAAGTTTACCGACTACGAGGTCTCGGTACTGCTATCGAATCGCAGCGAGCCGCGCCATGACGTTTCTCCCGTTATTGACGCATCCCCCGACGATCTCAATGCGGATCTCATCGCCAGCTATCTTCGAAGAATCCGTGAGACAAAAGGAGACATCTTCAGGAGAGTCGACGACGAGCGCGCGCTAACGATGCTCAATGTCCTAACTCGCCATGATGGAAATGTCGTCCCGACGCTCGCGGGACTACTTACGTTTGCCGACTACCCGCAAACCCACGAGCCACAATTGGATCTGACTTTCGTTTCCTACCCCGCGAATGACCCCGGCATTCCGGGGCCAGCCGGAGAAAGGTTCACCGAAAATCGATCTATCGACGGTCCGATCCCCTTGATGGTAACGGAGTGCATCCGGGTCTTGAAGCGCAATATGAAGCGCCGAAGCATCGTCACGGGAATCTACCGGGTCGATGAATGGGAGTATCCGGAGGAGGTCCTCAGGGAGGCCCTGGTGAATGCACTGGTCCACCGGGACTACTCCGAGCATTCACGTGGCATGCAGGTTCAGGTCGAGATGTATCCAGATCGACTAGTCATCAGGAACCCCGGCGGGCTTTATGGCCCGGTAGAGGTCAGCTCGCTCGGAACTAGCACGATCTCTTCTTCTCGCAACAAGGCTCTGCTCAAGATCCTCGAAGATACGCCCTATGGTGATGGCCACATGGTTTGCGAAAATCGCGGCAGCGGGATCGCAAGGATGCGCATTGCGCTAGCAGCTGCATGGATGGAACAGCCGAACTTCATCGATGACGTCGCCTCCTTCACAGCAGAGTTTCCGAATCACACCCTGCTGGACGAGGAAGCACTTGCCTGGCTGCAAGAACTCGACGGCAATCCACTGACGCGGTCCCAGATGACGGCACTAGTGATGATGCGCAACGGTGCAACCATGACCAATAGCTCCTACAGGGCCGCCACTGGAATCCAAGACAGCCGAGTGGCAAGCCGCGAGCTCAAGGAGCTAGTTGACAGGGAGATCATCGTTCAGCTCGGCACTCGCGGCGGGGCCACCTATAAGCTGCGTACAGACGATGATGAACCTCAAATGGACGAGCTCGACCTGATCAGTAGGGAACCGTCGAGCGCCAGCTCCATCGAGAACGCGATTATGATTGATGCGCCGATCTCCGACCTCCAACAGAGAGTCCTGGATGCGATGGGGACTGCGGACGTAGCGCGCTCCGAGATCGAGCAGGCTACGGGTCTTGCGCAGCATCAAGTAATCAGTGCCCTTCAGACCCTTCGTGGTCGTGGTCGTGTCGTGATGCTAGGTCAGCCCCGGTCCAGGCATGTCCGGTGGCGAGCAGTCTCCGTCACGCCGGCCGAGTAG
- a CDS encoding ScbA/BarX family gamma-butyrolactone biosynthesis protein, which yields MYRTDHGSTMTAATTVPKELVHKRAAEEVLLTGWEATGPDAYRVTARWPRDRADSGLYDPMLLVETVRQSFPLLSHAAFDVPLGHHLVWDRFSFALVPELLLADRPAERDGDEVQLDVVCQDVVRRGNRVCALTLSYMVSRAGEPLATAQTRFTVQAPAIYRRLRGDHADAATAMARAVPPGPPIRTARPDATTSQDVALSATDHARRWQLRVDTSHPVYFDHPVDHAPGALLLDACRQAAQALCSPAPVLAVAMECVFTSYVELDEPCLVEAARLARDPAGRDRIGVTLHQGPDGATSCSTVVTVVPHPDAPTH from the coding sequence ATGTATCGCACAGACCACGGCAGCACCATGACTGCTGCGACCACCGTGCCCAAGGAACTCGTCCACAAGCGCGCGGCCGAAGAAGTGCTGCTGACCGGCTGGGAGGCCACCGGTCCGGACGCCTACCGGGTGACCGCCCGCTGGCCCCGCGATCGCGCCGACAGCGGGCTCTACGACCCGATGCTGCTGGTCGAGACGGTCCGGCAGAGCTTCCCGCTGCTCTCCCACGCCGCCTTCGACGTCCCGCTCGGGCACCACCTCGTCTGGGACCGGTTCAGCTTCGCACTGGTCCCCGAGCTGCTCCTGGCCGACCGCCCCGCCGAGCGGGACGGCGACGAGGTCCAGCTGGACGTGGTCTGCCAGGACGTGGTCCGCCGCGGCAACCGGGTCTGCGCCCTCACCCTCTCCTACATGGTGAGCCGGGCCGGCGAGCCGCTCGCCACCGCCCAGACCCGCTTCACCGTCCAGGCCCCCGCCATCTACCGGCGGCTGCGCGGGGACCACGCCGACGCCGCCACGGCGATGGCACGCGCCGTGCCGCCCGGGCCCCCGATACGCACCGCGAGACCCGATGCCACCACCTCGCAGGACGTCGCCCTCTCCGCCACCGACCACGCCCGGCGCTGGCAGCTGCGGGTCGACACCTCCCACCCGGTGTACTTCGACCACCCCGTCGACCACGCGCCCGGCGCCCTGCTCCTCGACGCCTGCCGCCAGGCCGCCCAGGCCCTCTGCTCCCCGGCCCCCGTCCTGGCGGTCGCCATGGAGTGCGTCTTCACCAGCTACGTCGAACTCGACGAGCCCTGCCTGGTCGAGGCCGCCCGCCTGGCCCGCGACCCGGCCGGCCGCGACCGCATCGGCGTGACCCTCCACCAGGGCCCCGACGGCGCCACCTCCTGCTCCACCGTCGTCACCGTCGTCCCCCACCCCGACGCCCCCACCCACTGA
- a CDS encoding ScbR family autoregulator-binding transcription factor, translating into MTRAKQDRAVRTRGTILRAAAQVFDEYGFSGSSVNKIITQAGTTQGAMYFHFRSKEELAKAVMDEQAADLELPDRPAGLRQLLDLNLYLADELRENVLLRAGVTLAVEQGQLGLRDVRPYEMWAEQFCAELEEARKAGELLPDVDSAEFSQVLVGAYTGTQVMSHLRSNRADLPERIARLWWYLLPGIATAPVVKTLRGVLAERGHRA; encoded by the coding sequence GTGACGCGAGCGAAGCAGGACCGAGCCGTACGCACCCGCGGGACGATCCTGAGGGCCGCCGCACAGGTCTTCGACGAGTACGGTTTCAGCGGCTCAAGCGTCAATAAGATCATCACACAGGCGGGCACCACCCAAGGCGCAATGTACTTCCACTTCCGGTCGAAGGAGGAACTGGCCAAGGCGGTGATGGACGAGCAGGCCGCCGACCTGGAACTGCCGGACCGGCCGGCCGGTCTGCGTCAGCTCCTCGACCTCAACCTGTACCTGGCCGACGAGCTGCGGGAGAACGTGCTGCTGCGCGCGGGCGTCACGCTCGCCGTCGAGCAGGGCCAGCTCGGCCTGCGGGACGTCCGGCCGTACGAGATGTGGGCCGAGCAGTTCTGCGCCGAGCTGGAGGAGGCCCGCAAGGCCGGTGAGCTGCTGCCCGACGTCGACTCGGCGGAGTTCTCCCAGGTCCTGGTCGGGGCCTACACCGGCACCCAGGTCATGTCCCACCTGCGCAGCAACCGCGCCGACCTGCCGGAGCGGATCGCCCGGCTCTGGTGGTACCTGCTGCCCGGGATCGCGACCGCGCCGGTCGTGAAGACCCTGCGGGGCGTCCTCGCGGAGCGCGGGCACCGGGCGTGA
- a CDS encoding NAD-dependent epimerase/dehydratase family protein encodes MTRILLTGAGGFIGSAVLAALRARPETGVIRAVARSAAPPGTVRVAADLTDPATLRGAADGADVLVHLAAAVSGDEDACAAVNVLGTRALLAEAARAGVGRILHLSTTAVYGPGPHRGIDVDGVTPAPVSAASRTRLIGERAALDAGAVVLRAPLVLGAGDRWVVPCLAELTRRVPARWDGGAALLSLVAVEDLARLVAGLALGPERPPSGVHHAGHPEPVRSGALLDALAEHGVLPPTPGQDWPWERCLAELRRVPGVFSERQFALLAQDHWYRSTEIWRSTGTDPGPGPLHRLAAAAPWYRDHLARTDATATERSSEGVAKAASG; translated from the coding sequence GTGACGCGCATCCTGCTGACCGGGGCCGGCGGCTTCATCGGCTCCGCGGTGCTCGCCGCGCTGCGCGCCCGGCCGGAGACCGGCGTGATCCGGGCCGTCGCCCGCTCCGCCGCGCCGCCCGGGACGGTCCGGGTCGCGGCGGACCTCACCGACCCGGCGACCCTGCGCGGCGCGGCCGACGGCGCCGACGTCCTGGTCCACCTCGCCGCCGCCGTCTCCGGTGACGAGGACGCCTGCGCGGCGGTCAACGTGCTCGGCACCCGGGCGCTGCTCGCGGAGGCCGCCCGGGCGGGCGTGGGGCGGATCCTCCACCTCTCCACCACCGCCGTGTACGGCCCCGGCCCGCACCGGGGCATCGACGTGGACGGGGTGACGCCGGCGCCCGTCTCGGCGGCCAGCCGGACCAGACTGATCGGGGAGCGCGCGGCGCTCGACGCCGGCGCGGTGGTGCTGCGCGCGCCGCTGGTGCTGGGTGCCGGGGACCGCTGGGTCGTGCCCTGCCTGGCCGAACTCACCCGGCGGGTGCCGGCCCGGTGGGACGGCGGCGCGGCCCTGCTCTCGCTGGTCGCGGTGGAGGACCTGGCCCGGCTAGTCGCCGGGCTGGCGCTCGGGCCGGAACGGCCACCGAGCGGGGTCCACCACGCCGGCCACCCCGAACCCGTCCGCAGCGGCGCCCTGTTGGACGCCCTGGCCGAGCACGGGGTACTGCCGCCGACCCCCGGTCAGGACTGGCCCTGGGAGCGCTGCCTGGCCGAACTGCGGCGGGTGCCCGGGGTGTTCAGCGAGCGGCAGTTCGCGCTGCTGGCCCAGGACCACTGGTACCGCAGCACGGAGATCTGGCGGTCGACCGGCACCGATCCCGGGCCGGGACCGCTGCACCGGCTCGCCGCGGCCGCGCCCTGGTACCGGGACCACCTCGCGCGGACGGACGCCACGGCCACCGAACGGAGTTCCGAGGGAGTTGCCAAAGCTGCAAGCGGATGA
- a CDS encoding TetR family transcriptional regulator — protein MKQERAQHTRRALLRAAAGEFDQHGYAGTSLSRVSRAAGVTMGALTFHFPTKASLADAVRADAVELTRAALGGPAEGGITAEDGAPAGVARTDGGPPARDSPGGADSAPSGCGTGEVARLTDVLTRLLQDEPSVSAAARLAWEQPGSADNWYASWIPVLRGHLTRHRPGVPGLRADGSNGPGPQDSAAQHDLAAQGPAAQGPATQGLAAQGDPDGQRPAAQRTPHGQGPGDRMAPAAAADAQDLEILVHCLVVGSEALRRGVVPVGGATAPTGDELRQRLRRLWHRTLAGPSA, from the coding sequence ATGAAACAGGAACGCGCCCAGCACACCCGACGGGCCCTGCTGCGGGCCGCCGCGGGCGAGTTCGACCAGCACGGCTATGCCGGCACCTCGCTCTCCCGGGTCAGCCGGGCGGCCGGGGTCACGATGGGCGCGCTGACCTTCCACTTCCCCACCAAGGCCAGCCTGGCGGACGCCGTCCGCGCGGACGCCGTCGAGCTCACCCGGGCCGCCCTCGGGGGCCCGGCGGAGGGCGGCATAACGGCGGAGGACGGGGCCCCGGCGGGTGTCGCGAGAACGGACGGCGGCCCTCCGGCCCGCGACAGCCCCGGCGGGGCCGACAGCGCCCCGTCGGGCTGCGGCACCGGCGAGGTGGCGCGGCTGACCGACGTGCTCACCCGGCTGCTCCAGGACGAGCCCAGCGTCAGCGCGGCGGCCAGACTGGCCTGGGAGCAGCCCGGCTCGGCCGACAACTGGTACGCCAGCTGGATCCCCGTCCTGCGAGGGCACCTGACGCGGCACCGGCCGGGCGTCCCCGGACTTCGGGCCGACGGGTCGAACGGCCCCGGGCCGCAGGACTCTGCGGCACAGCACGACCTCGCAGCCCAGGGCCCCGCAGCACAGGGCCCCGCAACACAGGGCCTCGCAGCACAGGGCGACCCCGACGGACAGCGCCCCGCAGCACAGCGCACCCCCCACGGGCAGGGTCCCGGGGACCGGATGGCCCCGGCGGCGGCCGCCGATGCGCAGGACCTCGAAATCCTGGTGCACTGCCTCGTGGTGGGCTCGGAGGCCCTGCGGCGCGGCGTCGTGCCGGTGGGCGGGGCGACCGCCCCCACCGGGGACGAGCTCCGGCAGCGGCTCCGCAGGCTCTGGCACCGCACGCTGGCCGGCCCCTCGGCCTGA
- a CDS encoding IS701 family transposase → MDAQHLPPAGEASVSRFAEQVFAHLPRIDQRRWAHAYLRGLLAAPGRKSLSNMATSLTTSRTAALSLQQFINGSPWDWRPARRTLARLTATGPRPVRAWTATLAVIPKRGDQAVGVHRRFVPEFGRTIKCQAAAGMFIATDRHAVPVDWSLLLDADWTEDRDRRVRARIPDSVTPRPADRTVLDMVDRLAAHLPVAPLVADLTVVDDLPPLMSALARRGVPYLLEARPHQAVRPVLQATTGRFGRIQQDAVPVESLLPRQRPRTPGTPQPTLRCVPVLTPGVQGAPVHRLWVQDARGGRDRRYWLTNLSEDAPAVLALLGTVATTRDAVDRLGADFGLLDFSGRSYLGWHHHMTMISAAYALGHDRPDLTGTPTREVFRTSA, encoded by the coding sequence ATGGACGCGCAACACCTGCCGCCGGCCGGCGAAGCATCGGTCTCCCGGTTCGCCGAGCAGGTCTTCGCCCACCTGCCCCGGATAGACCAACGCCGCTGGGCCCACGCCTATCTACGCGGCCTGCTCGCCGCACCGGGCCGCAAGTCGTTGTCGAACATGGCCACCAGCCTGACCACGAGCCGGACCGCCGCGCTCTCGCTGCAGCAGTTCATCAACGGCAGCCCGTGGGACTGGCGGCCGGCCCGCCGCACCCTGGCTCGCCTCACCGCCACCGGCCCGCGCCCGGTACGGGCCTGGACGGCCACCCTGGCGGTCATCCCCAAGCGGGGCGACCAGGCGGTCGGCGTCCACCGCCGCTTCGTCCCGGAGTTCGGCCGCACCATCAAGTGCCAGGCCGCGGCCGGGATGTTCATCGCCACCGACCGGCACGCCGTACCGGTCGACTGGTCGCTGCTGCTCGACGCCGACTGGACGGAGGACCGGGACCGCCGGGTCCGCGCCCGGATCCCGGACTCCGTCACCCCGCGTCCGGCCGACCGGACGGTGCTCGACATGGTCGACCGGCTGGCCGCCCACCTCCCCGTCGCCCCGCTGGTCGCGGACCTCACGGTGGTCGACGACCTGCCGCCGCTGATGTCGGCGCTCGCCCGCCGGGGCGTCCCGTACCTGCTGGAGGCCCGGCCGCACCAGGCCGTCCGCCCCGTCCTACAGGCCACCACCGGGCGGTTCGGCCGGATCCAGCAGGACGCCGTGCCGGTCGAGTCGCTCCTCCCGCGCCAGCGGCCGCGCACGCCCGGCACCCCGCAGCCGACGCTGCGCTGCGTCCCGGTCCTGACGCCCGGCGTCCAGGGCGCGCCCGTCCACCGGCTCTGGGTGCAGGACGCCCGCGGCGGCAGGGACCGGCGGTACTGGCTGACCAACCTCAGCGAGGACGCTCCCGCCGTGCTCGCCCTGCTCGGCACCGTAGCGACCACCCGGGACGCCGTGGACCGGCTGGGCGCCGACTTCGGCCTGCTGGACTTCTCGGGCCGTTCCTACCTCGGCTGGCACCACCACATGACGATGATCTCGGCCGCGTACGCGCTCGGCCACGACCGGCCGGACCTGACCGGGACGCCGACTCGCGAGGTGTTCCGCACCTCCGCCTGA
- a CDS encoding MerR family transcriptional regulator yields MRIGELSAQTGVSVRLLRYYEEQGLLESSRRDGGHRRYGADAPGVVRRIRALLGAGLSTSAIRDVLPCVSGENTVDSCVLEVLEDRLAALDRQLLVLGASRAALAGMVAAAREAEAAALVA; encoded by the coding sequence ATGCGGATCGGTGAACTGTCGGCGCAGACCGGGGTCAGCGTCCGCCTGCTGCGGTACTACGAGGAGCAGGGTCTGCTGGAGAGCAGCCGGCGCGACGGCGGCCACCGCCGGTACGGCGCCGACGCGCCGGGGGTCGTGCGCCGGATCCGGGCCCTGCTGGGCGCGGGGCTCTCGACCAGTGCCATCCGCGATGTGCTGCCCTGTGTGAGCGGTGAGAACACGGTGGACTCGTGCGTGCTGGAGGTGCTCGAAGACCGGCTGGCGGCGCTCGACCGGCAGTTGCTGGTCCTCGGGGCGAGCCGGGCCGCCCTGGCGGGCATGGTCGCGGCGGCCCGGGAGGCGGAGGCCGCGGCGCTGGTGGCGTAG